From the genome of Leptospira andrefontaineae, one region includes:
- a CDS encoding Dps family protein, with amino-acid sequence MKPNIGIPEKDREAINQGLQKLLADTYFLYLKTHNYHWNVTGPLFNTLHLMFMTQYTELWNALDLVAERIRSLGYPAPGTYKAFSSLTSLKEEDGVPKAEDMLKNLVEGHEAVIRTARAILPSADSGGDEVTTDLLTQRLEIHEKTAWMLRSMLE; translated from the coding sequence AGAGGCTATTAACCAAGGCCTGCAAAAACTATTAGCTGATACGTATTTTTTATATTTAAAAACTCACAACTATCATTGGAACGTAACCGGACCTTTATTTAATACATTACATTTGATGTTTATGACCCAATACACAGAACTTTGGAATGCTTTGGATCTGGTTGCGGAAAGAATTCGTTCTCTTGGCTATCCGGCACCAGGGACCTATAAAGCATTCTCTTCTTTAACTTCTTTAAAAGAAGAAGATGGAGTTCCTAAAGCGGAAGATATGCTTAAAAATCTTGTAGAAGGACATGAAGCAGTGATACGGACTGCAAGAGCGATCCTTCCTTCTGCGGATTCAGGGGGAGATGAGGTGACTACTGACCTTCTTACCCAAAGATTAGAGATCCATGAAAAAACTGCTTGGATGCTTAGGAGTATGTTGGAGTAG